The Bacteroidota bacterium genome contains the following window.
ACCCGAAGCTATGCCTAATGCCTGAGAGGCAATACCGATGCGGCCACCGCCCAATGTTCTCATAGCAAATTTAAACCCAAAGCCGTCCTCCCCTATTCTGTTTTCCTTGGGTACCACTACATCCTGAAACATAACTGAATGTGTATCGCTGGCACGAATTCCCATTTTTTGTTCTTTTGGACCAAGTGTTATGCCTGGACTATTTCTTTCTACAATAAATGCATTAATTCCCTTATGTCCTTTTTCAGGATATGTTTGTGCAATTACCAAATAAGTGCCGGCAGTATTGCCGCAGGTAATCCAATTTTTAGTACCGTTTAGTATATAATGATCGCCCTTGTCTACGGCAGTTGTTCTTTGTGAAGTAGCATCGCTGCCTGCTTCTGGTTCACTAAGCAAAAAAGCTCCATGGCACTGCCCACTTGCCAACGGCACTAGGTACTTCATTTTTTGTTCTTCATTTCCAAAAGTTTCGATGCCCCAACAAACCAAGGAGTTGTTTACAGAAATTACGACCGAAGTTGATGCATCTATTTTGCTAATTTCTTCCATTGCCAGCACATAACTGATGGTATCCATTCCAGCACCTCCATATTTTGGATCTACCATTATACCCAGAAAACCCATTTCTCCCAATTTCTTTATTTGCTCTGTGGGAAATTTTTGAGTTTCGTCGCGTTCAATTACACCTGGCAGCAATTCTTGTTGAGCAAAATCGCGG
Protein-coding sequences here:
- a CDS encoding acyl-CoA dehydrogenase, with product MNLQLSEEHLMIRQAARDFAQQELLPGVIERDETQKFPTEQIKKLGEMGFLGIMVDPKYGGAGMDTISYVLAMEEISKIDASTSVVISVNNSLVCWGIETFGNEEQKMKYLVPLASGQCHGAFLLSEPEAGSDATSQRTTAVDKGDHYILNGTKNWITCGNTAGTYLVIAQTYPEKGHKGINAFIVERNSPGITLGPKEQKMGIRASDTHSVMFQDVVVPKENRIGEDGFGFKFAMRTLGGGRIGIASQALGIASGAFELAVAYSKQRKAFGTEIMNHQAIQFKLADMATEIEASRLLCLKAAWLKDQHLEYALASSMAKLYASKTAMDVTIEAVQVHGGYGYVKEYHVERLMRDAKITQIYEGTSEVQKIVISREVLR